In Desulfosporosinus youngiae DSM 17734, the genomic stretch AATCATCTAATATTTCAGGATAAGTCAGGACCATTCGGACGACCTTATTTTCCGGTTTAATATCCGTCAGGGATTGCCCTTCCTTCAGGTCGAATTGAAAATACAAAGCTGCTGCACCTTCGACCTTAAACATTCCATAAATTTTGCCTGTGGATGCTCACAGGCTCGATGTATCTCCCATTTTTAGCACTCCTTTTCTCCATACTGAATTTATACCGCTAAACAAGTATCACAAGATGTTTGTTGAGAAATGGTATTTGATTCTCTATCAGCTTAAGGATCAGACGGTGTATGTTGACTATATCGTGGATTGCAGGTAGCATTATGAATGGCTGGTAAAGTAAAATTATTTATACTAACATGCAGACAAACAGGAATTTAAACAAGGGAGTTTTTATGAATAACAAGGAAATAACAAGCAAAGAAAGCCTAATTGCTGTTCTAAATTTATTAGAAGATTTAAACATAAAATACTGGGTTGATGGAGGATGGGGTGTTGATATCCTGACTGGAAAACAAAACAGGGAGCACAGGGATATTGACATTGATTTCGATAGTGATTTTGAGGAAGTTCTATTAGATGCACTAAAAGATAAGGGATATAAAATCACGACTGATTGGAGTCCTTCTCGTATTGAACTACACCACCCTGAGTTAGGCTATTTAGATATACATCCCTTGATAATCAACGAAGACGGAAGTGCTAAGCAGGCTGATCCATACGGTGGCTGGTATCAGTTTGAAGCAAAATGGTTCTCCAGGGCATTATTTGAGGGTA encodes the following:
- a CDS encoding nucleotidyltransferase domain-containing protein, yielding MNNKEITSKESLIAVLNLLEDLNIKYWVDGGWGVDILTGKQNREHRDIDIDFDSDFEEVLLDALKDKGYKITTDWSPSRIELHHPELGYLDIHPLIINEDGSAKQADPYGGWYQFEAKWFSRALFEGRVIPCISAEAQKLFHSGYELREVDHIDIKNLESINTALDEGDRS